A region of Desulfuromonas thiophila DNA encodes the following proteins:
- a CDS encoding sensor domain-containing diguanylate cyclase, translating into MAESCEDRRLLEMLHRRNEELQTLVQIGKTLTSTLDIEELTNIIIEKANLLFKSRAWSLLFLDEASQELVFDVVVSEVAPQLKGQRLALGQGIAGYVALQRQPLLVADVRRDPRFCAAMDRLTGFPTCSVLCVPVQIQGQLLGVMQLVNGPGDPSFNDNDMQLLATIADYVAIGISNARNFSRVHELVITDDLTGLFNARYFDDLLTTEISRAHRFGEPLSLVFMDLDHFKWVNDRHGHLVGSRMLAEIGQLLKNRIRAVDFGARYGGDEFVLILPQTGKTGAFELVSQLRQRIREHVLLADNGTPVQVTASFGIASLPEDADNKIDLIRLADNRMYRVKETSRDGICLD; encoded by the coding sequence ATGGCTGAATCCTGCGAGGATCGTCGGCTGCTGGAGATGCTGCACCGGCGCAATGAAGAGCTGCAAACCCTGGTTCAGATCGGCAAGACGCTGACGTCGACGCTGGATATTGAAGAACTGACCAATATCATCATCGAAAAAGCCAATCTGCTGTTTAAGTCACGCGCCTGGTCGCTGCTGTTTCTTGACGAGGCCAGCCAGGAACTGGTGTTTGATGTGGTGGTTTCCGAGGTGGCCCCCCAGCTCAAGGGCCAGCGACTGGCGCTGGGGCAGGGTATCGCCGGCTATGTCGCCTTGCAGCGCCAGCCGCTGTTGGTGGCGGATGTGCGCCGTGATCCGCGCTTTTGTGCCGCGATGGATCGGTTGACCGGGTTTCCGACCTGTTCGGTGTTGTGCGTGCCGGTGCAGATACAGGGACAGCTGCTTGGGGTGATGCAACTGGTCAACGGTCCCGGTGATCCGTCTTTTAACGATAACGACATGCAGCTGTTGGCAACCATTGCCGACTATGTTGCCATTGGCATCTCCAATGCCCGCAATTTCAGTCGGGTGCATGAGTTGGTGATCACCGATGATCTCACCGGGCTGTTCAACGCCCGCTATTTCGATGATCTGCTCACGACCGAGATCAGCCGTGCCCACCGTTTTGGCGAACCCCTGTCCCTGGTGTTCATGGATCTGGATCATTTCAAATGGGTCAACGATCGTCATGGCCACCTGGTGGGCAGCCGAATGCTGGCGGAGATCGGGCAGCTGCTGAAGAACCGCATCCGGGCAGTTGATTTCGGTGCCCGTTATGGGGGAGACGAGTTTGTGCTGATTCTGCCGCAGACCGGCAAGACTGGCGCCTTCGAACTGGTCAGTCAGTTGCGCCAGCGTATCCGTGAGCATGTTCTGCTGGCGGATAATGGCACGCCTGTGCAGGTGACGGCCAGTTTCGGCATTGCCAGTCTGCCAGAGGATGCTGATAACAAAATTGATCTGATTCGATTGGCCGACAACCGTATGTACCGGGTCAAGGAAACCTCTCGTGACGGCATATGTCTCGATTAA
- a CDS encoding V4R domain-containing protein, with protein MAQPYRFNWNDLGDLTEGRPHLGNSTSVQSYRLMQFTFKQVLCERFGREQTAELFRAAGLLAGREFCRNLLDTGLPPMDFIAALQQRLIDEGIGILRFEQTDLERLHFVLTVDEDLDCSGLPLMGETVCDYDEGFIAGVFEQYLGRPFEAVEIDCWATGGRTCRFEVRAMPL; from the coding sequence ATGGCGCAGCCATACCGCTTCAACTGGAACGATCTGGGGGATTTGACAGAGGGTCGTCCCCATCTGGGGAACAGCACCTCGGTACAGAGTTATCGCCTGATGCAGTTCACTTTCAAGCAGGTGCTCTGTGAACGTTTTGGCCGCGAACAGACTGCCGAGCTGTTTCGGGCGGCCGGCCTGCTGGCGGGCCGTGAATTCTGCAGAAATCTGCTGGATACCGGATTGCCGCCGATGGATTTTATTGCCGCTTTGCAACAGCGGCTGATCGACGAAGGAATCGGTATCCTGCGTTTTGAACAGACCGATCTGGAACGTTTACATTTCGTCCTGACCGTTGATGAGGATCTCGACTGTTCTGGTCTGCCGCTGATGGGCGAAACCGTCTGCGATTACGACGAAGGCTTCATTGCCGGTGTGTTCGAACAGTATCTTGGCCGACCGTTCGAGGCGGTTGAGATCGACTGCTGGGCTACTGGGGGACGGACCTGCCGCTTTGAGGTCCGGGCCATGCCTTTATGA
- a CDS encoding CHASE2 domain-containing protein — translation MRILARYGLILALVIVLHGLCRISGALPFFDFRCYDLLAGRPEAPFTPDSAITLVVEIDEESLQRLGQWPWPRLLLAKTVELLLQQRPAAVGLDIFFPEADRTSPVQIARFYRQLLGLQVPLESFPPALIDHDRIFAAALARGPTVLPLFLQHQPTAEDRPLPDSARFGPLPPDSKVPQAGALLINTPILQQAATGSGYINAALDRDGVFRRQPLVIGYDGQLVPGLALALLRQIDPAARLLPSAPESWAPLCFDVLGRTVHTNQRGETLTRLYPATAFRRVSLARLLSGEVPADLASGKIVLIGATAAGLFDQYITPAGEVLPGVFVHAALLENLLRGVSLYQPDSAPQLAFGLSLMLSLVLVWLVLQHRYLLSWITYLGGVCGAVLFAWLLLRQGVYVALGYFLLPFSFLFFLVSLFFAVLHYVERKRFLEDLGAAHSATIDSMTMVAESRDIETGCHIQRTKEYVRLLAKQLLCQGLFPRQLSPHVIDLLFRAAPLHDIGKVGIPDEILRKPARLTDAETAIMRSHVTIGYRVIQNAINSYNKTNEFLSIAANIAYSHHEKWDGSGYPQGLRGEQIPLEARLMALADVYDALTSRRCYKDIFPFEEAEELILAERDRHFDPRIVDAFALLRPAFREVACRYRASEQEQRLAARAQLA, via the coding sequence ATGCGTATTCTGGCCCGCTACGGCCTGATTCTGGCATTGGTCATTGTTCTGCATGGTCTCTGTCGAATCAGCGGAGCACTGCCTTTTTTCGATTTCCGTTGCTACGATCTGCTGGCTGGTCGGCCCGAAGCGCCATTCACGCCAGACAGTGCCATCACCCTGGTGGTGGAAATCGACGAAGAAAGCCTGCAGCGGCTGGGCCAGTGGCCTTGGCCGCGCCTGCTGCTGGCCAAAACGGTGGAGCTGCTGTTGCAACAGCGACCGGCGGCGGTGGGGCTCGACATCTTTTTTCCTGAGGCTGACCGCACCTCACCGGTGCAGATTGCCCGCTTTTACCGGCAACTGCTTGGCCTGCAGGTGCCGCTGGAATCGTTTCCACCTGCGCTTATCGACCATGACCGCATCTTTGCTGCGGCGCTGGCCCGTGGTCCCACGGTGTTGCCGCTGTTTCTGCAGCACCAGCCGACGGCCGAAGATCGGCCGTTGCCGGACTCTGCCCGTTTTGGTCCACTGCCGCCGGACAGCAAGGTGCCCCAGGCGGGAGCCTTGCTGATCAACACGCCAATACTGCAGCAGGCTGCGACGGGCAGTGGCTATATCAACGCTGCCCTCGACCGCGACGGTGTGTTCCGCCGTCAGCCCCTGGTCATCGGTTATGATGGCCAGCTGGTGCCGGGCTTGGCCCTGGCACTGCTGCGTCAGATTGATCCAGCGGCTCGTCTGTTGCCGTCGGCACCGGAGTCCTGGGCGCCTTTGTGCTTTGATGTGCTGGGCCGTACGGTGCACACCAATCAGCGGGGTGAAACCCTCACCCGGCTTTATCCGGCAACGGCTTTCCGGCGGGTTTCCCTTGCGCGTCTGCTCAGCGGCGAGGTGCCGGCGGATCTGGCCAGTGGCAAGATCGTTCTGATTGGGGCAACGGCCGCCGGATTGTTTGACCAGTACATCACGCCGGCTGGTGAGGTGTTACCGGGGGTGTTCGTGCATGCCGCCCTGCTGGAAAATCTGCTGCGCGGTGTCAGTCTCTACCAGCCGGACAGTGCGCCACAACTGGCCTTCGGCCTGTCACTGATGCTGTCGCTGGTGCTGGTCTGGCTGGTGTTGCAGCACCGTTATCTGCTGTCGTGGATCACCTATCTGGGCGGTGTCTGCGGGGCGGTCCTGTTTGCCTGGCTGTTGCTGCGCCAGGGGGTGTATGTCGCGCTGGGCTATTTCCTGCTGCCCTTTTCCTTCTTGTTCTTCCTGGTGTCTCTGTTTTTTGCCGTTCTGCACTATGTTGAGCGCAAACGCTTTTTGGAGGATCTGGGCGCCGCCCATTCCGCCACCATTGACAGCATGACCATGGTGGCCGAAAGCCGTGACATCGAAACCGGCTGCCATATCCAGCGTACCAAGGAATATGTGCGGCTGCTGGCCAAGCAGCTGTTGTGTCAGGGACTGTTTCCGCGGCAACTGTCCCCCCATGTGATCGACTTGCTGTTCCGTGCCGCCCCCTTGCACGATATTGGCAAGGTCGGCATTCCCGATGAAATCCTGCGCAAGCCGGCGCGGCTGACCGATGCGGAAACCGCCATTATGCGCAGCCATGTCACCATCGGTTACCGCGTGATCCAGAACGCGATCAACAGCTACAACAAAACCAACGAATTTCTCAGTATCGCCGCCAATATCGCCTACAGTCATCATGAAAAATGGGATGGCAGCGGCTATCCGCAGGGGCTCAGGGGCGAACAGATTCCACTGGAGGCGCGGTTGATGGCCCTGGCCGATGTGTACGATGCCCTGACCAGCCGGCGCTGTTATAAGGATATCTTTCCTTTCGAAGAGGCTGAAGAACTGATTCTTGCCGAGAGAGACCGGCATTTCGATCCGCGCATCGTCGATGCCTTTGCCCTGTTAAGGCCGGCGTTTCGAGAGGTGGCCTGTCGCTATCGGGCCAGCGAACAGGAACAGCGCCTGGCTGCCAGGGCGCAACTGGCCTGA
- a CDS encoding helix-turn-helix domain-containing protein, producing MKTQTRDNKNTETPATAEPFVSVKIAAEFLGIPENTCYKLALSRKVPSYKAGKLRRFKLSELAAWMESNRVAAGE from the coding sequence ATGAAAACACAAACCCGCGACAACAAAAACACCGAAACACCCGCCACCGCTGAACCCTTTGTTAGCGTCAAGATCGCCGCCGAATTTCTCGGCATTCCCGAAAACACCTGCTACAAGTTGGCCTTATCTCGCAAGGTCCCCTCTTATAAAGCGGGCAAACTTCGCCGCTTCAAGCTCTCGGAGCTGGCCGCCTGGATGGAATCCAACCGCGTAGCCGCCGGCGAGTGA
- a CDS encoding OmpA family protein, with protein sequence MRSACCAITGYSFARLLLVLLTALLAACSSSRVVLLDAGSAGQGLCLTTAAGELALSEVNSCAQVRSASSRPQVRQLSAVEVDTRYGALIDQAPLPPVSFLLYFTTGGTDLQPASRELLPQIEQAIVRRVPCAVNIIGHSDRTGSREYNVALSLRRAQAVQRWLESRNLDILAVSVESYGEEDPLVPTADNVAEPRNRRVELLIR encoded by the coding sequence ATGAGATCCGCTTGTTGCGCTATTACTGGCTACTCGTTTGCACGGCTGCTGTTGGTACTGCTGACGGCACTGCTGGCGGCCTGTTCCTCCAGTCGCGTGGTGCTGCTTGATGCCGGGTCCGCCGGACAGGGGCTGTGTCTGACCACTGCCGCAGGTGAGCTGGCGTTGTCGGAGGTGAACAGCTGTGCGCAGGTGCGCTCGGCCAGCAGTCGGCCGCAGGTGCGTCAGCTGAGCGCGGTCGAGGTGGACACCCGCTATGGTGCGCTGATCGACCAGGCGCCTCTGCCGCCGGTTTCCTTTCTGCTTTATTTCACCACGGGTGGCACTGATCTGCAGCCGGCCTCGCGCGAATTGCTGCCGCAGATTGAGCAGGCCATCGTTCGTCGGGTACCCTGCGCGGTGAACATCATCGGCCATTCCGACCGAACCGGCAGCCGCGAGTACAATGTTGCCCTGTCCCTGCGGCGCGCCCAGGCCGTGCAGCGCTGGTTGGAAAGTCGCAATCTCGATATTCTGGCGGTGTCGGTGGAATCCTATGGCGAGGAGGATCCTCTGGTGCCGACCGCTGATAATGTGGCGGAACCGCGCAACCGGCGTGTTGAACTGCTGATTCGTTGA
- a CDS encoding sensor domain-containing diguanylate cyclase, translated as MSPVPESGRAAIALLQQLDGLLQQLQRNGRLPEDAALVLPGSLDDELVGPVERLNLLVRWLQQATRLGRTLADGDLQVSLPRDNPLLMPLKALQANLQHLSWQACRVAEGDLNQRVHFLGDFSTAFNAMIAALQRNRAIEEQLKTLTEVLGEGVCLVDGAGGLTFANPEAAKLLGLGQERLSAPTAPTWTGRKLLDFFAAAPAAAAQLRQALEAGHDFHSQDLLLQPAGGVPERPVALVCRPIWQEGQYQGAVLAFHDISAQKGYEKQLETLNRQLQQQATTDALTGLANRMQAERLLQKEMERANRYQHPLTVILLDLDHFKQINDQFGHAAGDMVLRTAGALLRDNLRDSDSAGRWGGEEFLLLLPQTGAQAACRVAEKLRLALQQADFALPRPVTASFGVAELQPAEDGARLTARADDALYRAKGSGRNRVELAERES; from the coding sequence ATGAGTCCTGTGCCTGAGAGCGGCCGCGCGGCCATCGCGCTGCTGCAGCAGCTCGATGGCTTGCTTCAGCAGCTGCAGCGAAACGGGCGTCTGCCCGAGGACGCGGCCTTGGTGCTGCCCGGGTCTCTCGATGACGAACTGGTCGGGCCGGTTGAGCGCCTGAATCTGCTGGTGCGCTGGCTGCAGCAGGCTACCCGCCTGGGACGGACACTGGCCGATGGTGATCTGCAGGTCAGTCTGCCACGCGACAATCCGTTGCTGATGCCTCTTAAGGCGCTGCAGGCCAATCTGCAGCATCTGAGTTGGCAGGCCTGCCGCGTGGCCGAGGGCGATCTGAACCAGCGGGTGCATTTTCTCGGTGATTTTTCCACCGCCTTCAATGCCATGATCGCTGCCCTGCAGCGCAATCGCGCCATCGAGGAACAGCTCAAGACCCTTACCGAGGTGCTGGGGGAGGGCGTCTGTCTGGTGGATGGCGCCGGTGGTCTGACCTTTGCCAATCCCGAAGCGGCGAAACTGCTGGGGCTGGGGCAGGAACGTCTGTCGGCTCCCACTGCTCCGACCTGGACAGGACGGAAGCTGCTGGATTTTTTTGCCGCCGCGCCGGCGGCGGCCGCGCAGCTGCGGCAGGCCCTTGAAGCCGGTCACGATTTTCACAGTCAGGATCTGTTGCTGCAACCGGCCGGGGGTGTGCCCGAACGGCCAGTGGCGCTGGTCTGCCGACCGATCTGGCAGGAGGGGCAGTATCAGGGCGCGGTGTTGGCCTTTCACGATATCAGCGCCCAGAAGGGCTATGAAAAGCAGCTTGAAACCCTCAATCGTCAGTTGCAGCAGCAAGCCACTACGGATGCCCTTACCGGTTTGGCCAACCGGATGCAGGCCGAGCGCTTATTGCAGAAAGAGATGGAGCGCGCCAACCGCTACCAGCATCCGTTGACGGTGATACTGCTCGATCTCGATCATTTCAAGCAGATTAATGACCAATTCGGTCACGCGGCCGGAGATATGGTATTACGCACCGCTGGCGCGCTGTTGCGCGACAATCTGCGCGACAGCGATAGCGCTGGCCGCTGGGGCGGGGAAGAGTTTTTGCTGTTGCTGCCGCAGACCGGTGCGCAGGCGGCCTGCCGGGTAGCGGAAAAACTGCGTTTGGCTCTGCAGCAGGCCGATTTTGCATTGCCCCGGCCGGTGACCGCCAGTTTCGGTGTTGCCGAACTGCAGCCTGCTGAGGATGGTGCGCGGCTGACGGCGCGGGCCGATGATGCTCTGTATCGCGCCAAGGGCAGCGGCCGTAACCGGGTTGAACTGGCCGAGAGGGAATCCTGA
- a CDS encoding FecR family protein, whose translation MKCSRVVLLVLAMVLATAWSWAAVTGVAVVKQVAGQAELVRAGQRQPLMAGMALQAGDVLTTAADGQVGLIFHDGSVLALRDNSFLRIQAFRFEPLEEQFDFQLSLEQGGALFESGKIGTLAPEQFSFAIPQGTIGIRGTKFIVEVEP comes from the coding sequence ATGAAATGCTCAAGAGTGGTGCTGTTGGTTCTGGCCATGGTGCTGGCGACAGCCTGGAGCTGGGCGGCAGTGACGGGAGTGGCGGTAGTCAAACAGGTTGCCGGGCAAGCCGAGTTGGTGCGGGCTGGTCAGCGGCAGCCGCTGATGGCCGGCATGGCCCTGCAGGCCGGCGATGTGCTGACGACGGCGGCCGATGGTCAGGTGGGGTTGATTTTTCATGATGGCAGCGTACTGGCGCTGCGCGACAACAGTTTTCTGCGCATTCAGGCGTTTCGTTTCGAGCCTTTGGAGGAGCAGTTCGATTTTCAGCTGTCGCTGGAGCAGGGCGGTGCGCTGTTTGAATCCGGCAAGATCGGCACCCTGGCACCGGAACAGTTTTCCTTTGCCATTCCGCAGGGGACGATCGGCATTCGCGGCACCAAGTTTATCGTGGAGGTGGAGCCATGA
- a CDS encoding putative bifunctional diguanylate cyclase/phosphodiesterase, translating to MEDLHQQQVPQIALHLWPVDGLLVLDACGRVQSMTASVRTLLQRYGIGVAALQQVLPAGLRRLEQAGSAMEQVACPDLLPGLAPQDNLWSLQLLYDGQGGQQAVLLRHHSSADGAAADLWQALLLHLDLPLVVTDAPGRLLFINPAARRLLGEAPQVGAAGVFLPALTATENDQLAAYRLTVLSTGEALVARSVPECGGQTLYEVTFTPLLNEAGQVYALIETLHDLSHTQQMELRLGQQEERLQQMLLYDQMTRLPSRLQFGKRLDAAIARAAQRGDQLAVICLDLDNFRKVNDSLGHDVGDMVLRQVAERLSASVGVNDMVARLSGDDFFVLLDRLLDADHARVVVENMFWAIRERLPVAGYELFLTASAGISLYPADARQTQGLMRCADVAMHKSKRRGGNGFQFFTPELDRNLRHYLALEADLQQALPRGQLHLLYQPQYALRDGRLIGLEALLRWQHPERGAIGPTEFIPVAENSGLIVELGYWVLEQACRQNRVWQLQGLPPVVVAVNISPRQFRLSSLVADVAAILQRSGLDPHHLELEITEGTIMEDVELAIATMEQLSAMGIRLSIDDFGTGYSSLSYLRRFRISKLKIDRSFVETIVEEPGAARIAHSIVDLARNLGLAVIAEGVENSAQLHCLRRFGCEEVQGYLLGVPVPVALVPDCFRVPPALAACNDSGSDDLRCPSVCDNELE from the coding sequence ATGGAAGATCTCCACCAACAACAGGTACCGCAAATTGCCCTGCACCTGTGGCCGGTGGATGGTCTGCTGGTGCTTGATGCCTGTGGTCGGGTGCAGTCGATGACGGCTTCCGTGCGAACCCTGCTGCAGCGTTACGGTATCGGTGTCGCCGCCCTGCAGCAGGTGCTGCCGGCCGGATTGCGACGGCTGGAGCAGGCCGGCTCGGCCATGGAGCAGGTCGCCTGTCCCGATCTGCTGCCAGGCTTGGCGCCGCAGGACAATCTCTGGTCGCTGCAGTTGCTCTACGATGGCCAGGGTGGCCAGCAGGCTGTCCTGCTGCGTCATCACAGTTCGGCTGATGGCGCCGCGGCCGATCTCTGGCAGGCATTGCTGCTGCATCTTGATCTGCCACTGGTGGTGACGGATGCGCCCGGTCGTTTGCTGTTTATCAACCCGGCCGCCCGCCGGTTGCTGGGTGAAGCGCCGCAGGTCGGTGCCGCCGGGGTGTTTCTGCCGGCCCTGACCGCCACCGAGAATGACCAACTGGCTGCCTATCGTCTGACGGTGCTTTCCACCGGTGAGGCTCTGGTGGCCCGATCAGTGCCGGAGTGTGGTGGCCAGACCCTCTACGAGGTCACCTTTACTCCGCTGCTGAATGAAGCTGGCCAGGTTTATGCCCTCATCGAAACCCTGCACGATCTGTCCCATACCCAGCAGATGGAGCTGCGTCTTGGACAGCAAGAGGAACGCCTGCAGCAGATGCTGCTGTACGACCAGATGACCCGACTGCCCAGCCGCTTGCAGTTCGGCAAGCGGCTTGATGCCGCGATTGCCCGGGCTGCCCAGCGCGGTGATCAACTGGCGGTGATCTGTCTCGATCTCGATAACTTTCGCAAGGTCAATGATTCGCTTGGCCACGATGTCGGTGATATGGTGCTACGCCAGGTGGCGGAAAGACTCAGCGCCAGCGTCGGCGTCAACGACATGGTGGCGCGGCTCAGTGGAGATGATTTCTTTGTTTTGCTTGACCGCCTGCTCGATGCGGATCACGCTCGGGTGGTGGTGGAAAACATGTTCTGGGCCATCCGCGAGCGCCTGCCGGTGGCGGGTTACGAGCTGTTTCTTACCGCCAGCGCCGGCATCAGTCTCTATCCGGCGGATGCCCGTCAGACCCAGGGGCTGATGCGCTGTGCCGATGTGGCCATGCACAAGAGCAAACGGCGTGGCGGCAATGGTTTTCAGTTTTTCACGCCGGAACTCGACCGCAACCTGCGCCATTACCTGGCCCTCGAAGCCGATCTGCAACAGGCCCTGCCGCGCGGGCAGCTGCATCTGCTGTATCAGCCGCAGTATGCTCTGCGCGATGGTCGCCTGATCGGACTGGAGGCGCTGCTGCGTTGGCAGCACCCGGAGCGGGGAGCTATCGGGCCGACCGAATTCATCCCGGTGGCTGAAAACAGCGGCCTGATCGTCGAACTCGGCTACTGGGTGCTGGAACAGGCTTGCCGGCAGAACCGCGTCTGGCAGTTGCAGGGCCTGCCGCCGGTGGTGGTTGCGGTGAACATCTCGCCCCGCCAGTTCCGGCTTTCCAGCCTGGTGGCGGATGTTGCGGCCATTCTGCAGCGCAGTGGACTGGATCCCCACCATCTGGAGCTGGAGATTACCGAGGGAACCATCATGGAGGATGTGGAACTGGCCATTGCCACAATGGAGCAGCTCAGTGCCATGGGTATTCGCTTGTCCATTGATGACTTCGGTACTGGCTATTCCTCGTTGAGCTATCTGCGTCGTTTTCGTATTTCCAAGCTCAAGATTGATCGCTCCTTTGTCGAAACGATTGTCGAGGAACCGGGTGCGGCCCGGATCGCCCACTCCATCGTTGATCTGGCCCGCAACCTGGGTCTGGCGGTAATTGCCGAGGGGGTGGAGAACAGTGCTCAGTTGCACTGCCTGCGCCGGTTTGGTTGTGAGGAGGTACAGGGCTATCTGCTGGGAGTACCCGTACCGGTGGCGCTGGTGCCGGACTGTTTTCGTGTGCCGCCGGCACTGGCGGCCTGTAATGATAGCGGATCTGATGATCTGCGGTGTCCAAGCGTTTGCGACAACGAGTTGGAATGA